GAGAACCTCTACCGGTTGAGACCCGTGGCTTACCACGGTTCTGTCGGCGAAAGACTTCACCGCGACATACTGTCCGCTATACTGATCTCCATTGTTCACCAGCG
This genomic stretch from Nitrospirota bacterium harbors:
- a CDS encoding DUF5678 domain-containing protein; its protein translation is MEQYTLVNNGDQYSGQYVAVKSFADRTVVSHGSQPVEVLNEAKEKGIVDPVLIFVPEQNMIHIY